A DNA window from candidate division WOR-3 bacterium contains the following coding sequences:
- a CDS encoding desulfoferrodoxin encodes MTKKLEVYKCEVCGNVVEVLHPGAGQLVCCGQPMKLMEEKTSDTGKERHVPVIEKTPEGYKVKVGSVPHPMEEKHYIEWIQLVADGRSFRQFLSPGQMPEAFFSVEAKDVYAREYCNIHGLWKGV; translated from the coding sequence ATGACAAAAAAACTGGAAGTATATAAGTGTGAAGTGTGTGGCAATGTTGTTGAGGTTTTGCATCCTGGTGCTGGCCAATTGGTTTGCTGCGGACAACCGATGAAACTAATGGAGGAAAAGACAAGTGATACGGGGAAAGAGAGGCATGTCCCCGTGATTGAAAAGACTCCAGAGGGTTATAAGGTGAAGGTGGGTAGTGTGCCCCATCCGATGGAGGAGAAGCATTATATTGAGTGGATTCAACTGGTTGCGGATGGACGGTCTTTCCGGCAGTTTTTGAGCCCGGGGCAGATGCCAGAGGCGTTCTTTTCTGTTGAGGCAAAGGATGTCTATGCCCGAGAGTACTGCAATATCCACGGGCTTTGGAAAGGGGTTTAA
- a CDS encoding rubredoxin-like domain-containing protein has translation MVNVPYWSCSNCHYILQALQPPDICPSCGQACQFIDVSCYIPECGFSGVDSRLIK, from the coding sequence CTGGTTAATGTTCCTTACTGGAGTTGCTCCAACTGCCATTATATATTACAGGCGCTACAGCCGCCCGATATTTGTCCGTCCTGTGGGCAGGCTTGTCAATTTATAGATGTGAGCTGTTATATCCCGGAATGTGGATTCTCCGGGGTGGATAGCAGGTTGATAAAATAG
- the tpx gene encoding thiol peroxidase, with product MSERTGEVTFQGKPVTLIGPALKVGDKAPDFTVIGNNLQPLKLTDFQGKILVLVAVPSLDTPVCDLEARRFNSEAQKLGDDVVVLVISMDLPFAQRRWCGANGIERVITASDHREASFGSGYGVLVKELRLLARAIFIVDREGVIRYIQLVKEAGEEPDYQSVLKAIDSLK from the coding sequence ATTAGTGAAAGAACAGGCGAGGTAACCTTTCAAGGGAAACCGGTAACGCTCATTGGTCCGGCTCTTAAGGTTGGGGATAAGGCACCTGATTTTACTGTCATCGGCAACAATCTGCAACCGCTGAAACTAACTGATTTTCAAGGCAAAATTTTGGTTTTGGTTGCGGTGCCTTCACTCGATACCCCGGTATGCGACCTTGAGGCGCGGCGTTTCAACTCAGAGGCGCAAAAATTGGGTGATGATGTGGTGGTGCTTGTTATCAGTATGGATTTACCTTTTGCGCAGAGACGCTGGTGCGGGGCTAACGGCATCGAGCGGGTTATAACCGCTTCTGACCATCGGGAGGCATCCTTTGGTTCAGGCTATGGGGTGTTGGTTAAAGAGTTGAGGCTATTGGCAAGGGCAATTTTTATCGTTGACCGGGAAGGAGTTATCCGTTACATTCAGCTGGTAAAAGAGGCGGGAGAGGAGCCTGATTACCAGTCGGTGCTGAAGGCGATAGATAGTTTGAAATAA
- the rbr gene encoding rubrerythrin — MQLKGSKTEKNILTAFAGESQARNRYTYFASKARDEGYIQIAQIFEETANQEKEHAKRLFKLLEGGMVEIKASFPAGVIGTTLDNLKEAAGGEHYEWTQMYPEFAQVAEEEGFANIAAIFRAIAIAERQHEKRYQALKANIENGRVFRRDKPVVWRCINCGYIHEGTEAPEICPSCAHPQAYFEILGENW, encoded by the coding sequence ATGCAGTTAAAAGGCAGTAAGACCGAAAAAAACATATTAACCGCCTTTGCCGGCGAGTCGCAGGCAAGGAACCGGTATACCTATTTTGCGAGTAAGGCACGCGATGAGGGTTATATCCAGATTGCCCAGATTTTTGAGGAGACCGCAAATCAGGAGAAGGAGCATGCCAAGAGGCTTTTTAAACTTTTGGAGGGTGGTATGGTGGAGATTAAGGCATCTTTTCCCGCAGGGGTAATCGGCACAACTCTTGATAATCTTAAAGAGGCGGCAGGAGGCGAGCATTACGAATGGACGCAGATGTATCCGGAGTTTGCCCAGGTTGCGGAAGAGGAGGGGTTTGCCAACATCGCCGCAATTTTCCGCGCGATTGCAATTGCGGAGAGGCAGCATGAGAAACGGTATCAGGCTTTGAAGGCAAACATTGAAAATGGCAGGGTTTTCAGAAGGGATAAACCGGTGGTCTGGCGGTGTATTAACTGCGGCTATATCCACGAAGGAACAGAGGCGCCGGAGATTTGCCCTTCCTGTGCACATCCGCAGGCATATTTTGAAATCTTGGGAGAGAACTGGTGA
- a CDS encoding MlaD family protein translates to MNRRIRDFVVTLFVIFGVFLGIFAYFWFSGRMGTRYKKFVTVYFPDVSGLKTGDRVEVLGITKGRIAGMKLEDKRVKVLVALSGDVLLRKDARFAVRSLSYLGSDRYLTVHPGYGEVADDTTTFSGFNEVLDLETTFLRLDRLLAAIHPEDLTQELRSMRAELLGLINQRLRGMDSGFVITSASIERMAGVVDSLTRLLNQESTARKLLSSAELYDELLKTSRQLQELMADIKEHPENYFRLRIFR, encoded by the coding sequence ATGAACCGGCGGATTCGTGATTTTGTTGTAACGCTGTTTGTGATTTTCGGGGTGTTTTTAGGAATATTTGCCTATTTCTGGTTTTCTGGGAGGATGGGAACAAGGTATAAAAAGTTTGTTACCGTCTATTTTCCTGATGTTTCCGGACTGAAGACCGGGGATAGGGTTGAGGTTTTGGGAATTACCAAAGGCAGGATTGCGGGGATGAAACTGGAGGATAAGAGGGTAAAGGTTTTAGTGGCGTTAAGTGGCGATGTTTTGTTAAGAAAGGATGCCCGATTTGCGGTTCGCTCCTTGAGTTATCTTGGTTCTGACCGTTATCTAACGGTTCATCCTGGTTACGGTGAGGTCGCAGATGACACAACCACATTTTCCGGTTTTAATGAAGTTTTAGATTTGGAGACAACGTTTCTGAGGCTTGACCGGCTCTTGGCAGCGATTCACCCCGAGGATTTGACCCAGGAGTTGCGCTCAATGCGGGCAGAACTCCTCGGTTTGATTAACCAGCGGTTGCGGGGTATGGATTCGGGTTTTGTTATCACCAGCGCAAGTATTGAGCGAATGGCAGGGGTTGTTGACAGCCTGACGAGGTTGCTTAACCAGGAGTCAACCGCCCGCAAACTTTTGAGCTCTGCCGAACTTTATGATGAGTTGCTCAAAACCAGCCGGCAGTTACAGGAGTTGATGGCGGATATAAAAGAGCATCCGGAAAACTACTTTCGGTTAAGGATTTTTCGTTGA